The following proteins are encoded in a genomic region of Fundidesulfovibrio putealis DSM 16056:
- a CDS encoding DUF488 domain-containing protein — MLRIKRVYDAPAPDDGKRYLVDRLWPRGLSKLELNLDGWHKHLSPSTELRQWFGHEPAKWDEFKRRYADELASRQVGHLLERLRDEAAAGNVTLLFAAKDLEHNHALVLRDFIAGA, encoded by the coding sequence ATGCTGCGAATCAAAAGAGTCTATGACGCGCCCGCGCCGGACGACGGGAAGCGCTATCTGGTGGACCGGCTCTGGCCCCGCGGCCTGAGCAAGCTGGAGCTGAACCTGGACGGCTGGCACAAGCACCTGTCCCCCAGCACGGAGCTTCGCCAGTGGTTCGGGCACGAGCCGGCCAAGTGGGACGAGTTCAAACGCCGCTACGCGGACGAACTCGCCTCGCGGCAGGTCGGCCACCTGCTTGAGAGGCTGCGCGACGAGGCCGCAGCCGGAAACGTCACGCTTCTGTTCGCCGCGAAAGACCTGGAGCATAATCATGCGCTGGTGCTGCGTGACTTCATAGCAGGCGCGTGA
- a CDS encoding ABC transporter ATP-binding protein, producing the protein MQNRTELERLVGVSQVYGTGFRQFHAVKDINMSFLEGEIVSLLGPSGCGKSTLLRIITGLQKPTAGQVVYRDTPLAGVNPRAAIIFQTFALFPWLTVQENVEVALKARGVSSKLRTRRALDMLHRVGLEGFETAYPRELSAGMRQKVGFARALSIEPEILCLDEPFSSLDPLSAESLRGELLELWTTGAIPTKCLVMVSHNIEEAALISDRIVLMDKEPGRIVAELAVDMPHPRDRKSRQFLEIVDRVFAILAGQTLPEADEHGSAPGAPGKTRALPHIELGDLFGLVEHIDSIPGNTADIYRMADEFQMEVDEVLPLVEAAELLGLAVVSKGDISLTVLGETFAEASISARKEIFASRIRRLPFFQWLLTLLRKSDRHQLKWDVVQMALELEFPPREAEKQLETAVTWGRYATVLAYEDDTGVMSLEPEQAAGRAA; encoded by the coding sequence ATGCAGAACCGCACCGAACTTGAGCGCCTGGTGGGTGTAAGCCAGGTCTACGGCACGGGCTTCCGCCAGTTCCACGCCGTGAAGGATATCAACATGTCCTTCCTGGAAGGCGAGATCGTCTCCCTGCTCGGCCCTTCCGGCTGCGGCAAGTCGACGCTTCTACGCATCATCACCGGCCTGCAGAAGCCTACCGCCGGGCAGGTGGTCTACCGCGACACCCCCCTGGCCGGGGTCAACCCCAGGGCGGCCATCATCTTCCAGACCTTCGCGCTGTTTCCCTGGCTCACGGTGCAGGAGAACGTGGAAGTGGCTCTCAAGGCGCGCGGTGTGTCTTCCAAGCTGCGCACGCGCCGCGCCCTGGACATGCTGCACCGCGTGGGCCTGGAAGGCTTCGAGACCGCCTACCCGCGCGAGCTCTCGGCGGGCATGCGCCAGAAGGTGGGCTTTGCGCGCGCTCTGTCCATCGAGCCGGAGATCCTCTGCCTGGACGAGCCGTTCTCCTCGCTGGACCCCCTCTCCGCCGAGTCGCTTCGCGGCGAGCTTCTGGAGTTGTGGACCACCGGGGCCATCCCCACCAAGTGTCTGGTCATGGTCTCCCACAACATCGAGGAGGCCGCCCTGATAAGCGACCGCATCGTGCTCATGGACAAGGAGCCCGGACGCATCGTGGCCGAGCTGGCCGTTGACATGCCGCACCCGCGCGACCGCAAGTCCAGGCAGTTCTTGGAAATAGTGGACAGAGTGTTCGCCATTCTGGCCGGGCAGACCCTGCCCGAGGCCGACGAGCACGGCTCCGCCCCTGGCGCGCCCGGCAAGACCCGCGCGCTTCCGCACATCGAACTGGGCGACCTGTTCGGCCTGGTGGAGCACATCGATTCCATCCCCGGCAACACCGCCGACATCTACCGCATGGCCGACGAGTTCCAGATGGAGGTGGACGAGGTGCTCCCCCTGGTGGAGGCCGCAGAGCTTCTGGGTCTGGCCGTGGTCAGCAAAGGCGACATTTCCCTGACCGTCCTTGGCGAGACCTTCGCGGAAGCCTCCATCAGCGCGCGCAAGGAGATCTTCGCCAGCCGCATCCGCAGGCTCCCCTTCTTCCAGTGGCTCCTGACGCTTCTTCGCAAGTCCGACCGGCACCAGCTGAAGTGGGACGTGGTGCAGATGGCCCTGGAGCTGGAATTCCCGCCGCGCGAGGCCGAAAAGCAGCTGGAAACCGCCGTCACCTGGGGGCGTTACGCGACAGTGCTGGCCTACGAGGACGACACCGGCGTCATGAGCCTGGAGCCGGAGCAGGCGGCGGGACGCGCGGCCTAG
- a CDS encoding ABC transporter permease translates to MPRFVSSMPARRGVAVADGLVLLGIFVLLYAGIRLAGQSPEIVDGPAISTDPSELPWYALLSVGRMAAAYFLSLIFTFTYGTMAASSLRARPVLLPVLDILQSVPLLSFLPVVILSLTAIMPTQLAVELSAIVLIFTSQAWNMTYCWYQSLTTIPGEITEAARIFRMNPWLRFRVVQLPFAAISLLWNSMMSWAGGWFFLMASEMFTVGQKDFRLPGLGAFLQEASAKGDMEAIAWGVGTLVAVIVILDIFVWRPLMAWSERFKLEMLESEHPPTSWVLESARSSRLIGWFTDVVIDGLLERMDALMSRLLPEGGFRVRAGRASWLLWVPLGALGLVCAYGAFQASLLLVQVPGDQWYEIMVGLLATLLRVWTSLALALAVTLPLGLSIGLNPRVARVGLPLVQVMASIPSTALFPVVLMALMQLPGGLAVASVFLMFMGSVWYMLFNVMAGASAIPRELISMSDTVGIRGFERLKTLYLPALFPFLVTGGINATGGAWNASIVAEYALVGGGHVATTGLGAVIAQATAAGDYPLLLASTLVMVLTVVGFNRYFWRRLYNLAAERYVME, encoded by the coding sequence ATGCCGCGCTTTGTCTCATCCATGCCTGCCCGCAGAGGGGTTGCGGTTGCCGACGGCCTGGTGCTGCTGGGCATTTTCGTGTTGTTGTACGCCGGAATCCGCCTGGCGGGCCAGTCCCCGGAGATCGTGGACGGCCCGGCCATCTCCACGGACCCCTCCGAGCTGCCCTGGTATGCGCTGCTTTCGGTGGGGCGCATGGCTGCGGCCTACTTCCTCTCGCTTATCTTCACCTTCACCTACGGCACCATGGCCGCGTCCAGCCTGCGGGCCAGGCCGGTGCTGCTGCCTGTTCTGGACATCCTCCAGAGCGTACCCCTGCTCTCGTTCCTGCCCGTGGTCATCCTGAGCCTCACCGCCATCATGCCCACGCAACTGGCCGTGGAGCTCTCGGCTATCGTGCTCATCTTCACCAGCCAGGCCTGGAACATGACCTACTGCTGGTATCAATCCCTGACCACCATCCCCGGCGAGATAACCGAGGCGGCGCGCATCTTCCGCATGAACCCCTGGCTGCGGTTCCGGGTGGTGCAGCTGCCCTTCGCGGCCATCAGCCTGCTGTGGAACTCCATGATGAGCTGGGCCGGGGGCTGGTTCTTCCTCATGGCCTCGGAGATGTTCACCGTGGGGCAGAAGGACTTTCGCCTGCCCGGACTTGGGGCCTTCCTGCAGGAGGCCTCGGCCAAGGGCGACATGGAGGCCATTGCCTGGGGCGTGGGCACCCTGGTGGCGGTCATTGTCATCCTGGACATCTTCGTGTGGCGGCCTCTCATGGCCTGGTCTGAGCGCTTCAAGCTGGAGATGTTGGAGTCCGAGCACCCGCCCACCTCCTGGGTGCTGGAGTCGGCCCGGTCCTCGCGGCTGATCGGCTGGTTTACCGACGTGGTGATCGACGGCCTGCTGGAGCGCATGGACGCCCTGATGTCCCGGCTGCTTCCCGAGGGGGGCTTCCGCGTGCGCGCCGGGCGCGCCTCCTGGCTGCTCTGGGTTCCTCTCGGCGCGCTGGGGCTTGTGTGCGCCTACGGCGCGTTCCAGGCCTCGCTCCTCCTGGTGCAGGTTCCCGGAGACCAGTGGTACGAAATCATGGTGGGTCTGCTGGCCACGCTTTTGCGGGTCTGGACCTCGCTGGCCCTGGCCCTGGCCGTCACCCTGCCCCTGGGGCTCTCCATCGGGCTGAACCCCCGCGTGGCCCGGGTGGGCCTGCCCCTGGTGCAGGTGATGGCCTCCATCCCCTCCACGGCGCTCTTCCCGGTGGTGCTCATGGCGCTCATGCAGCTTCCGGGCGGGCTGGCCGTGGCCTCGGTGTTCCTGATGTTCATGGGCTCGGTCTGGTATATGCTTTTCAACGTGATGGCCGGTGCCTCGGCCATCCCGCGCGAGCTCATCAGCATGAGCGACACCGTGGGCATCCGGGGGTTCGAGCGCCTGAAGACCTTATACCTGCCCGCGCTGTTTCCGTTTCTGGTCACAGGCGGCATCAACGCCACGGGGGGGGCCTGGAACGCCTCCATCGTGGCCGAGTACGCCCTGGTGGGCGGCGGGCACGTGGCCACCACGGGCCTGGGCGCGGTGATCGCCCAAGCCACCGCCGCCGGGGACTATCCGTTGCTTTTGGCCTCCACCCTGGTCATGGTGCTTACGGTGGTGGGCTTCAACCGTTATTTCTGGCGCAGGCTCTACAATCTGGCCGCCGAACGCTACGTCATGGAGTGA
- a CDS encoding SDR family oxidoreductase — translation MTNHPDNAPILVTGATGYVGGRLAPLLLERGYRIRAVARSLDKLSCRPWASDPRCELARADVLDLDSLRKALAGCRAAYYLVHSMGSAGKNFAEADHESARLFAQACAETGVACIIYLGGLGDEGADLSHHLRSRLETGRILASGPVPVTFLRAAAILGAGSASYEILRSLVERLPVMITPRWVRTRCQPISIRNVLDYLAGCLEHPETAGQTYDIGGPDILDYEELFHIYSDVAGLPRRIIIPVPFLSPKLSKYWLRFITPVPPSVFAPLVEGLRNEVVCADNRIREVIPVPLQSVRETFQAARRELKDRLVPTCWSDAGQVRAPEWLVCGDVPYAGGKVYEIGYKAVLSAPPEKVWTAVESIGGERGWYFADILWKLRGLVDRMMGGVGLGPGRKNPQCLLVGDSLDCWRVHASEPPRRLVLLAAMKSPGEAALELSLEPAQGGATEFTLLARFQPRGLVGLVYWYGLFLPHLVLFRGMIRGLAKACGAAIVSEPTRFTPAVPGQCRLPERRG, via the coding sequence ATGACCAATCATCCTGACAACGCCCCCATACTGGTCACCGGGGCCACCGGCTACGTAGGCGGGCGGCTGGCTCCGCTGCTTCTGGAACGGGGATACCGCATCCGCGCCGTGGCCCGCTCCCTGGACAAGCTCTCCTGCCGGCCCTGGGCTTCGGACCCGCGCTGCGAGCTGGCCCGCGCCGACGTGCTGGACCTGGACAGCCTGCGAAAAGCCCTGGCCGGATGCCGTGCCGCCTACTACCTGGTGCACTCCATGGGCTCGGCTGGCAAGAACTTCGCCGAGGCCGACCACGAGTCCGCCCGCCTCTTCGCCCAGGCCTGCGCTGAGACGGGCGTTGCGTGCATCATCTACCTGGGCGGGCTCGGGGACGAGGGGGCAGACCTGTCGCATCACCTGCGCTCGCGCCTGGAGACCGGCAGGATCCTGGCCTCGGGGCCGGTTCCCGTCACGTTCCTGCGCGCCGCTGCCATCCTTGGGGCGGGCAGCGCCTCTTATGAAATCTTGCGCTCCCTGGTGGAGCGTCTTCCGGTGATGATCACCCCGCGCTGGGTGCGCACCCGCTGCCAGCCCATCTCCATCCGCAACGTGCTGGACTACCTGGCCGGGTGCCTGGAGCACCCCGAGACCGCCGGGCAGACCTACGATATCGGCGGGCCGGACATCCTGGACTACGAGGAGCTGTTTCACATCTATTCCGATGTAGCCGGGCTCCCCAGGCGCATCATCATTCCGGTGCCGTTTCTGAGCCCGAAGCTGTCCAAATACTGGCTGCGTTTCATAACGCCAGTGCCGCCCTCGGTGTTCGCGCCCCTGGTGGAGGGGCTGCGAAACGAGGTGGTCTGCGCCGACAACCGCATCCGCGAGGTGATCCCCGTGCCGCTGCAAAGCGTGCGCGAGACCTTCCAGGCCGCACGGCGCGAACTGAAGGACCGGCTGGTTCCCACCTGCTGGTCCGATGCGGGGCAGGTGCGCGCGCCGGAGTGGCTGGTGTGCGGCGACGTGCCCTACGCTGGCGGCAAGGTCTACGAGATAGGCTACAAGGCCGTGCTTTCGGCCCCGCCGGAAAAGGTCTGGACCGCCGTCGAGTCCATCGGCGGGGAGCGGGGCTGGTACTTCGCGGACATCCTGTGGAAGCTGCGCGGTCTGGTGGACCGTATGATGGGCGGCGTGGGGCTTGGCCCTGGCCGGAAGAATCCCCAGTGCCTGCTGGTGGGCGACAGCCTGGACTGCTGGCGCGTGCACGCCTCGGAGCCGCCCCGGCGCCTCGTGCTGCTGGCTGCCATGAAGTCGCCGGGCGAGGCTGCGCTGGAGCTGTCGCTTGAGCCAGCCCAGGGCGGAGCTACGGAGTTCACCCTGCTGGCCCGGTTCCAGCCGCGCGGACTGGTCGGGCTGGTGTACTGGTACGGGCTGTTCCTCCCGCATCTGGTGCTGTTTCGGGGCATGATCCGGGGACTGGCCAAGGCTTGCGGGGCGGCGATAGTGTCGGAACCGACGCGCTTCACGCCCGCCGTGCCGGGGCAATGCCGCCTGCCGGAGCGCCGTGGATGA
- a CDS encoding CRISPR-associated helicase/endonuclease Cas3 → MPANSSPPKTVRGYPLWGKLHTTAQNQQVIHPLEAHLADVAATFEALITLPCIANRIDSCLGRPLGPSLRAALTVLVVLHDLGKYAPVFQRKRTGEAGTMGHVAVLPGLFSEAVGPRLCQALPFLVLWQEQAADVLCQLLGASWSHHGRPTAPWEVSPWDRENLAQAWDNADGREPLADIAALEPKLKDWFPEAFDRSITWPEQSAFSHLFAGLVVLADWIASDERFFPFCGEAGRPINGDPMLFARQAAARAVSSLGLMADPWRQGSEPEFASLFDGHTPNAVQQVLETMSLPKGGSLTIVEAETGNGKTEAALVLFRRLFWAGLVDGLYFANPLRLAATQLHQRVTTFARKAFGTESPPVILAIPGYLRADEHQGLRLPDYKVLWPDAPEPTRFWACESPKRFLAAPLAVGTIDQVLMAGMRLPHAHLRAASLSRSLLVVDEVHASDRYMTQLGLNLVRFAARTGGHVLLMSATLGGEARQLYLDEAQRTKAHCRVKPTLSTCRDAPYPLVTTLSGAHLPGAGHGRSKAVTVRPMTLMTRPEAVAAFAVKWAEQGASVLVLRNSVAQAVATAQALENFAGESSSILFRVEGVPTLHHGRFAREDRLLLDTAVVSRVGKHAPRLPGVVVATQTLEQSLDVDFDILITDLAPMDVLLQRIGRLHRHEHPRPACAREPLCQVLTPEGDPESWLLSYTAKKYGFGKDRAYDNLVSVEATRRLVSGPDGEGTAINIPADNRRLVEEATHSQALGDLAESLGGKWPEELQTYQGTCYAARGAANAALVDWDQPYGPKSAGVGSDQKKQSATRLGLDDADVPFDPRLPGPFGQSVSRLRIPGWLAGSTPRDARPTAVTAEAGVIRFHFGTASLIYDRFGLRRADAQPKESA, encoded by the coding sequence ATGCCTGCCAACTCATCTCCTCCCAAGACTGTCCGCGGGTACCCTTTGTGGGGGAAGCTCCACACTACGGCCCAGAATCAACAGGTCATTCATCCCCTTGAGGCCCATTTGGCAGACGTTGCAGCCACTTTCGAAGCCCTGATCACCTTGCCGTGTATAGCCAATCGCATCGACTCATGTTTGGGCCGTCCTCTGGGACCAAGCTTGCGGGCTGCCCTGACCGTGCTTGTGGTATTGCATGATCTGGGTAAATACGCTCCCGTTTTTCAAAGAAAGCGTACGGGTGAAGCTGGAACCATGGGGCATGTTGCAGTCCTGCCCGGGCTTTTCTCCGAGGCGGTCGGTCCCCGTCTCTGCCAAGCTCTGCCTTTCCTGGTGTTGTGGCAAGAGCAGGCAGCAGATGTCCTTTGCCAACTGCTGGGAGCCAGCTGGTCGCACCATGGCCGCCCGACGGCTCCCTGGGAAGTATCGCCCTGGGACCGTGAGAATCTTGCCCAGGCTTGGGACAATGCTGACGGACGCGAACCGCTGGCCGACATCGCCGCCCTGGAGCCAAAGTTGAAGGACTGGTTCCCCGAGGCTTTTGACCGGTCTATCACTTGGCCCGAGCAGAGCGCATTCAGCCATCTTTTCGCCGGTCTCGTGGTTTTGGCCGATTGGATTGCTTCTGATGAGCGTTTTTTCCCTTTTTGCGGTGAGGCTGGCCGCCCCATTAACGGCGATCCAATGCTTTTCGCACGTCAGGCCGCAGCACGGGCCGTTTCAAGCCTCGGCCTGATGGCCGATCCCTGGAGGCAGGGCAGCGAACCTGAATTCGCCTCGCTATTTGACGGCCACACTCCCAATGCCGTGCAGCAGGTGTTGGAAACAATGTCTCTGCCCAAAGGGGGTAGCCTTACTATCGTAGAGGCGGAAACAGGCAACGGCAAAACAGAGGCCGCCCTGGTTCTTTTCCGGCGGCTGTTCTGGGCCGGGTTGGTGGACGGCCTGTACTTCGCAAACCCTCTGCGTTTGGCCGCAACCCAACTCCATCAACGCGTGACGACTTTTGCCCGCAAGGCCTTCGGCACTGAAAGCCCCCCGGTCATTCTGGCCATCCCCGGCTATCTGCGTGCCGACGAGCACCAGGGCCTGCGACTACCTGACTACAAGGTGCTGTGGCCGGACGCTCCAGAACCGACCCGCTTCTGGGCTTGCGAAAGCCCCAAGCGATTCCTGGCGGCCCCTTTGGCCGTGGGGACCATCGACCAGGTCTTGATGGCCGGGATGCGCCTGCCCCACGCTCATTTGCGGGCTGCATCGTTGAGCCGTAGTCTGCTGGTGGTAGATGAAGTCCATGCGAGCGACCGCTACATGACCCAACTTGGCCTGAATCTGGTGCGCTTCGCTGCACGGACGGGCGGCCATGTGCTGCTCATGTCGGCCACTTTGGGCGGCGAGGCGCGCCAACTCTACTTGGACGAGGCCCAGCGGACCAAGGCGCACTGCCGAGTGAAACCGACACTCTCAACCTGCCGGGACGCTCCCTATCCCCTTGTGACCACCCTCTCAGGGGCGCACCTGCCCGGAGCAGGCCATGGGCGATCAAAAGCCGTGACCGTGAGGCCGATGACCCTCATGACTCGTCCTGAAGCGGTGGCCGCTTTTGCCGTGAAATGGGCAGAACAGGGGGCCAGCGTTCTCGTGCTGCGCAATAGCGTGGCCCAGGCCGTGGCCACGGCCCAGGCTTTGGAGAACTTCGCCGGAGAATCCTCGTCCATCCTCTTCCGGGTGGAAGGAGTGCCTACCCTGCATCATGGTCGCTTCGCCCGCGAAGACCGCCTGCTGCTCGACACGGCTGTTGTGAGCCGCGTCGGAAAGCACGCCCCTCGCCTGCCTGGAGTTGTGGTGGCCACCCAGACCCTTGAACAATCCCTGGACGTGGATTTCGACATCCTCATTACCGACCTGGCCCCGATGGACGTCCTCTTGCAGCGAATCGGGCGCCTGCATCGCCATGAACACCCTCGGCCCGCCTGCGCTAGGGAGCCCCTCTGCCAAGTCCTGACGCCTGAAGGGGACCCGGAGTCCTGGCTGCTCTCCTATACAGCCAAGAAATACGGTTTCGGTAAGGATAGGGCCTATGACAATCTGGTCAGCGTGGAGGCCACGAGGAGGCTTGTATCCGGTCCAGACGGTGAAGGCACGGCCATCAACATCCCTGCGGACAACCGACGATTGGTCGAGGAAGCCACGCACTCCCAAGCCTTGGGGGACCTGGCTGAATCGTTGGGCGGAAAGTGGCCGGAGGAGCTGCAAACGTATCAGGGAACCTGCTACGCGGCGAGAGGAGCGGCAAACGCGGCCCTCGTCGACTGGGACCAGCCCTATGGTCCGAAAAGCGCCGGGGTGGGGAGCGACCAGAAGAAGCAGTCAGCTACACGTCTGGGATTAGACGACGCGGACGTACCCTTTGATCCCAGACTCCCCGGACCGTTCGGGCAGTCGGTGTCAAGACTGCGCATTCCGGGCTGGCTGGCTGGCAGCACTCCACGGGACGCCCGCCCAACTGCCGTAACAGCCGAAGCAGGCGTGATAAGATTCCACTTCGGCACAGCATCACTCATCTATGACCGTTTCGGCCTGCGCCGCGCGGATGCGCAACCAAAGGAGAGTGCATGA
- the casB gene encoding type I-E CRISPR-associated protein Cse2/CasB: MENERTDIPSGPGSSALTDVARNLARIINRESFPSGMRAALRRLRPGQVWPMAFWDLALAHIPEDLLRSETQERQWAVVMQAMALMAPVGQAGIGLGTALARVGGDTMRHRLMRLVQSRDQGLEDQIRLTARLLASHDQAVDQTDFARLLLYPGETAVRVRRELVRSFLSACSKAAACPKPDAPVKAE, translated from the coding sequence ATGGAAAATGAACGAACCGACATCCCGTCTGGACCTGGTTCGTCTGCGCTGACTGATGTAGCCAGAAATCTGGCGCGCATCATCAACCGGGAATCCTTCCCGTCTGGAATGCGGGCCGCCCTGCGCCGCCTGCGGCCTGGGCAGGTGTGGCCCATGGCCTTCTGGGATCTGGCCCTGGCCCACATCCCAGAAGACCTGCTCCGTAGCGAGACCCAGGAGAGGCAGTGGGCAGTGGTCATGCAGGCCATGGCCCTTATGGCTCCGGTCGGACAGGCGGGCATCGGCTTGGGAACCGCCCTTGCCCGCGTGGGCGGCGACACCATGCGCCACCGCTTGATGCGACTGGTGCAAAGCCGCGACCAGGGCCTGGAAGATCAAATTCGCCTGACCGCCCGGCTGCTGGCAAGCCACGATCAAGCCGTGGACCAGACCGATTTCGCCCGGCTGCTGCTGTATCCGGGAGAGACCGCCGTGCGTGTGCGCCGTGAGCTGGTGCGATCTTTCCTGTCCGCTTGCTCAAAAGCGGCTGCATGCCCGAAACCGGACGCCCCTGTTAAAGCCGAATAG
- the cas7e gene encoding type I-E CRISPR-associated protein Cas7/Cse4/CasC — protein MSLPTFLQLSTLTSYPSVLLNRDDSGLAKRMPFGGAVRTRISSQCLKRHWRLAQDPHSLTKAGEDLSLAVRSREVISRRLAAPLMAEGFPMDVVNAVLASFQADLFGKKSGSGEEEESAKTKGGKKADADPNKRGEVVVLGEAELAFLLSLARDVCTQAKGDPKKAKADKLLKSRMKEFVQQGAGVDAAMFGRFLSGEPTARVTSAVHVAHALTVHAEAAETDYFTAVDDLTREEHSGSGHLGATELTSGLFYTYVVVDVPGLVENLGGGPREKWLSADRTVAARLARHLIHLVCTVTPGAKLGSTAPYARAGFVLAELGESQPRTLANAFLDPLRLDQEDILLRASQALSTHLTSLDAMYGCKESRLVASLDSAMTAPAASRMSLPELAQAVERAILTAGQS, from the coding sequence ATGTCCCTGCCCACCTTCCTGCAGTTGTCCACCCTGACCAGCTACCCATCTGTCCTGCTCAACCGGGACGACTCCGGCCTAGCCAAGCGGATGCCTTTCGGGGGCGCCGTACGTACGCGCATCAGCTCGCAGTGTCTCAAGCGCCACTGGCGTCTCGCGCAAGACCCCCATTCCCTGACCAAGGCGGGCGAAGACCTGTCTCTGGCCGTCCGTTCCCGTGAGGTCATCAGCCGGAGGCTGGCCGCCCCCCTCATGGCCGAGGGATTTCCCATGGATGTTGTCAACGCCGTCCTGGCTTCCTTCCAGGCCGATCTTTTCGGGAAAAAAAGCGGCAGTGGGGAGGAAGAAGAGTCCGCGAAGACAAAAGGCGGGAAGAAGGCCGATGCCGACCCCAACAAGCGCGGCGAAGTGGTTGTTCTAGGCGAGGCGGAACTGGCCTTCCTGCTGAGCCTGGCCCGAGATGTTTGCACCCAGGCGAAGGGCGATCCAAAGAAGGCCAAGGCGGACAAGCTGCTCAAGTCCCGGATGAAGGAGTTCGTTCAGCAGGGGGCCGGTGTGGACGCCGCCATGTTCGGCCGATTCTTGAGCGGCGAGCCCACCGCGAGGGTGACCTCCGCCGTCCATGTGGCCCACGCCCTTACAGTGCATGCCGAGGCCGCCGAGACAGACTATTTTACAGCCGTGGACGACCTCACCCGCGAAGAGCACTCTGGCAGCGGGCATCTGGGCGCAACGGAACTCACCAGCGGCTTGTTCTACACCTATGTGGTGGTGGACGTGCCAGGACTGGTGGAGAACCTTGGCGGCGGACCGCGCGAAAAATGGCTGTCGGCGGACCGCACCGTGGCCGCCCGCCTTGCGCGCCACCTCATCCATCTGGTGTGCACGGTCACGCCTGGCGCCAAGCTGGGCTCCACCGCGCCTTATGCCCGTGCTGGTTTCGTGCTGGCCGAGCTGGGCGAGTCCCAGCCGCGCACACTGGCCAACGCTTTCCTCGACCCGCTGCGCCTGGACCAGGAGGATATCCTCTTGCGGGCAAGCCAGGCTTTGTCCACCCACCTGACCTCCCTGGACGCCATGTACGGTTGCAAGGAGTCCCGTCTGGTGGCCAGCCTGGACTCGGCCATGACCGCCCCCGCCGCCAGCCGCATGTCCCTGCCCGAACTGGCACAGGCTGTGGAGCGGGCCATTCTCACGGCTGGGCAGTCCTGA
- the cas5e gene encoding type I-E CRISPR-associated protein Cas5/CasD yields METYLILRLDAPLMAFGDVAIDEIRPTDVFPGASLLAGLLGNALGLRYPDQPALDRLQSRLVFASRLDRRGQDLRDYQTAQINKKDILWRTNAEIGSEKERKGGIESYKGPVQRYRHYRADCLVTVALTLNPFNEDPVLDRIAQALARPARPLFLGRCCCPPSRPIHAGELVMAASPRQALEQTASVGHADPGPWLAEWPVADLDAPQPQPCHLLLRRDRRDWHNDVHSGVRPVTRGMLHLQEDPS; encoded by the coding sequence ATGGAGACCTACCTCATCCTTCGGCTCGACGCCCCGCTGATGGCCTTCGGGGACGTAGCCATCGACGAGATCAGGCCCACTGATGTATTTCCCGGAGCTTCACTGCTCGCCGGACTTTTGGGCAATGCGCTGGGCCTTCGCTATCCGGACCAGCCTGCTCTGGATCGGCTGCAAAGCCGCCTGGTTTTCGCATCGCGCCTGGACCGCCGGGGCCAGGATCTGCGCGACTACCAAACCGCGCAGATCAACAAGAAAGACATCCTCTGGCGGACCAATGCGGAGATTGGCTCGGAAAAGGAACGTAAGGGAGGAATTGAAAGCTACAAGGGGCCCGTGCAGCGTTACCGCCACTACCGGGCTGACTGCCTTGTCACCGTGGCCCTGACTTTGAATCCGTTCAACGAAGACCCTGTGCTGGACCGGATTGCCCAGGCCTTGGCCAGGCCCGCCCGCCCCTTGTTCCTTGGGCGCTGTTGCTGCCCGCCCTCCCGTCCCATCCACGCAGGCGAACTGGTGATGGCTGCTTCACCCAGGCAGGCCCTGGAGCAAACCGCTTCTGTCGGCCATGCCGACCCTGGCCCCTGGCTTGCCGAATGGCCTGTCGCCGATTTGGATGCCCCACAGCCGCAGCCCTGCCACCTGCTGCTGCGCCGGGACCGCCGCGACTGGCATAACGACGTCCACAGCGGCGTTCGCCCGGTGACACGCGGCATGCTTCATCTCCAGGAGGATCCCTCATGA